Proteins from a single region of Verrucomicrobiia bacterium:
- a CDS encoding peptidoglycan bridge formation glycyltransferase FemA/FemB family protein has product MTSTIAPPMPAQAPDVVRIDGMTEARWNEFLDGFEDASLYQTWAYGAVSWGERQLSHLALLRDGRPIALAQFRIVRLPVVRRGVAYLRWGPVCTPRGESWDPSRYRAVARAIVAEYAQRRRLLVRILPALPVGDERWSAAGQIWSELGFRPDSGVRPYHSLRLDLSPPLDVLRRQLDQKWRNQLNGAERNALTVREGTGRDLYDTFLRLYHEMMARKNFDTTVDPDEFGRIQERLPESQKMLVFISEKDGQPMTGLVASRVGESGIYLLGATSDAGMKSKGSYLLQWRMIERLKALGCRGYDLGGIDPEKNPGVYHFKQGMGGDEIRFPGRFSFSADPFSTFCVSLAERLQSLMARARRPRPIP; this is encoded by the coding sequence ATGACGTCCACCATCGCCCCCCCCATGCCCGCCCAGGCACCCGATGTCGTCCGTATCGACGGCATGACCGAGGCCCGCTGGAATGAGTTCCTCGACGGCTTCGAGGACGCCAGCCTCTACCAAACCTGGGCCTACGGCGCCGTCTCCTGGGGGGAACGGCAGTTGAGCCACCTCGCCCTCCTTCGCGACGGCCGGCCCATCGCCCTCGCCCAGTTCCGCATCGTCCGCCTCCCCGTCGTCCGCCGGGGTGTCGCCTACCTCCGCTGGGGACCCGTCTGCACCCCCCGCGGCGAATCCTGGGATCCCAGCCGCTATCGAGCCGTCGCCCGTGCCATCGTCGCCGAATACGCCCAACGCCGCCGCCTCCTCGTCCGCATCCTCCCCGCCCTTCCCGTCGGAGACGAACGCTGGTCCGCCGCCGGCCAGATCTGGTCCGAACTCGGCTTCCGCCCCGACTCCGGCGTCCGCCCCTACCACTCCCTCCGCCTCGACCTCTCCCCGCCCCTCGACGTCCTGCGGAGGCAGCTCGACCAGAAGTGGCGCAACCAGCTCAACGGCGCCGAACGCAACGCCCTCACCGTCCGCGAGGGAACCGGTCGCGACCTCTACGACACCTTCCTCCGCCTCTACCACGAGATGATGGCCCGGAAGAACTTCGACACGACCGTCGATCCCGACGAATTCGGCCGGATCCAGGAACGCCTCCCCGAATCCCAGAAGATGCTCGTCTTCATCAGCGAAAAGGACGGGCAGCCCATGACCGGCCTGGTCGCCTCCCGCGTCGGCGAATCCGGCATCTACCTGCTGGGCGCCACCAGCGACGCCGGCATGAAAAGCAAGGGCTCCTACCTCCTCCAGTGGCGCATGATCGAGCGCCTCAAGGCCCTCGGCTGCCGCGGATACGACCTCGGCGGCATCGACCCCGAAAAGAACCCCGGCGTGTATCACTTCAAGCAGGGCATGGGCGGCGACGAAATCCGCTTCCCGGGCCGCTTCTCCTTCAGCGCCGACCCGTTCAGCACCTTTTGTGTCTCCCTGGCGGAGCGCCTCCAGAGCCTGATGGCCCGCGCCCGCCGTCCCCGGCCCATCCCCTGA
- a CDS encoding glycosyltransferase — protein MTPASQPSYVVITPARNEEANLERLIGCLAAQSIRPSRWVVVDDGSTDRTPAILEAATRTHPWIQSVRRQDRGHRKPGAGVVEAFYDGYGLVEDFPRDFIVKLDGDLSFDPDHFAACFAEFDKEPRLGIAGGAVWTLQDGTLLNDGAGDPPFHVRGATKIYRQACWHDIGGLIRMTGWDTFDEIKANSLGWTTRTLAHLRVIQHRQTGGADGSWRNWFKNGRANYVVGYHPVFMFAKCCRRIFQRPFVLAAAALWSGYTTGYLTSAPRVGDLPAIRFLRNQQFRALLGRPSFWSR, from the coding sequence ATGACACCGGCCTCCCAGCCCTCCTACGTCGTCATCACGCCCGCCCGCAATGAGGAGGCCAACCTCGAGCGGTTGATCGGCTGCCTCGCCGCCCAGTCCATACGCCCCTCCCGTTGGGTCGTCGTCGATGACGGCTCCACCGACCGCACCCCCGCCATCCTCGAAGCCGCCACCCGCACCCACCCCTGGATCCAGTCGGTCCGCCGCCAGGACCGCGGACATCGCAAACCCGGGGCCGGCGTGGTCGAGGCCTTCTACGACGGCTACGGCCTCGTCGAGGACTTCCCCAGGGATTTCATCGTCAAACTCGATGGCGATCTCTCCTTCGATCCCGATCACTTCGCCGCCTGCTTCGCCGAGTTCGACAAGGAACCCCGCCTCGGCATCGCCGGTGGCGCCGTCTGGACCCTCCAGGACGGCACGCTCCTCAATGACGGTGCCGGCGATCCCCCCTTCCACGTGCGGGGCGCCACCAAGATCTACCGCCAGGCCTGCTGGCACGACATCGGCGGCCTCATCCGCATGACCGGCTGGGATACCTTCGACGAAATCAAGGCCAACTCCCTCGGCTGGACCACCCGCACCCTCGCCCATCTCCGCGTCATCCAGCATCGCCAGACCGGCGGCGCCGACGGTTCCTGGCGCAACTGGTTCAAGAACGGACGCGCCAACTACGTGGTCGGCTATCACCCGGTCTTCATGTTCGCCAAGTGCTGCCGCCGCATCTTTCAACGGCCGTTCGTCCTCGCCGCCGCCGCCCTGTGGTCCGGCTACACCACCGGTTACCTCACCTCCGCACCGCGCGTCGGGGATCTCCCCGCCATCCGCTTCCTCCGTAACCAGCAGTTCCGCGCCCTCCTCGGCCGCCCCAGCTTCTGGTCCCGCTAG
- a CDS encoding sugar nucleotide-binding protein has translation MSTPTVLFTGGGGLLGSQVRHLAPEFLYPTRAEFDITDFAGMERYAAAHPFQQLVHAAAFTSPPQVDKDPLRAIEANIIGTANVVRLCLKHGARLIYICTDYVFQGDKGGYLESDPVHPVNKYAWSKLGGECAARLYDRALIVRTTFGPDRFPYDRAFTDQWTSREPASVFARKLLELVRSDACGVVHVGGPRRTVFEYARSLDPSRPIGEMSVKDVAFKVPVDTSLNCDRYQSLVQEVSR, from the coding sequence ATGAGCACACCCACGGTTCTCTTCACCGGCGGCGGCGGATTGCTGGGCTCCCAGGTCCGGCATCTGGCCCCCGAGTTCCTCTACCCCACCCGCGCCGAATTCGACATCACCGACTTCGCAGGCATGGAACGGTACGCCGCGGCCCACCCCTTCCAGCAACTCGTCCATGCCGCCGCCTTCACCTCGCCCCCGCAGGTGGACAAGGACCCCCTCCGCGCCATCGAGGCCAACATCATCGGCACCGCCAATGTCGTCCGGCTCTGTCTCAAACACGGCGCCCGCCTGATCTACATCTGCACCGACTATGTCTTCCAGGGCGACAAGGGCGGCTACCTCGAGTCGGACCCCGTCCATCCGGTCAACAAGTACGCCTGGTCCAAGCTCGGCGGCGAATGCGCGGCACGCCTCTATGACCGCGCCCTCATCGTCCGCACCACCTTCGGCCCCGACCGCTTTCCTTACGACCGGGCCTTCACCGACCAGTGGACCAGCCGCGAACCGGCCTCGGTCTTCGCCCGAAAATTGCTCGAACTCGTCCGCTCCGATGCCTGCGGGGTCGTCCATGTCGGCGGTCCCCGCCGCACCGTCTTCGAGTACGCCAGAAGCCTCGACCCGTCCCGTCCCATTGGCGAAATGTCCGTCAAGGACGTCGCCTTCAAGGTGCCCGTGGATACCTCTCTCAACTGCGATCGCTACCAGAGCCTTGTCCAGGAAGTCTCCCGATAA
- a CDS encoding dTDP-4-dehydrorhamnose 3,5-epimerase family protein, with the protein MKILEVKSLSIPSVKVIRFARFPDHRGYFAEHYRRSDFNNHPQMDFLRATDFVQCNESFSRAGTLRGLHFQWNPYMGKLVRTVAGRMLDIVLDIRKGSPTLGKAIIHDMPSDPSAPHQEWIWVPPGFAHGNVFPIDTTIEYFCSGEYSQGCEAGVTPYAKDIDWSLCDPAARAVFDAIAPTTQLVTDKDRNAFQLGQWLDDPRSDHFTLEKLA; encoded by the coding sequence ATGAAAATCCTCGAGGTCAAGTCCCTGTCGATTCCTTCCGTTAAGGTGATCCGGTTCGCCCGTTTTCCCGATCACCGTGGCTACTTCGCCGAACACTACCGCCGCAGTGACTTCAACAACCATCCCCAGATGGACTTCCTCCGCGCCACGGACTTCGTCCAGTGCAACGAGAGTTTCTCCCGGGCGGGCACCCTGCGCGGCCTCCATTTCCAGTGGAATCCCTACATGGGCAAACTCGTCCGCACCGTCGCCGGGCGCATGCTCGACATCGTCCTCGATATCCGCAAGGGCTCTCCCACCCTCGGCAAGGCCATCATCCACGACATGCCGTCCGACCCCTCCGCACCCCATCAGGAATGGATCTGGGTCCCGCCCGGCTTCGCCCACGGCAATGTCTTCCCCATCGACACCACCATCGAATACTTCTGTTCCGGCGAATACAGCCAGGGCTGCGAAGCCGGTGTCACACCCTACGCGAAGGACATCGACTGGAGCCTCTGCGACCCCGCCGCCAGGGCCGTCTTCGACGCCATCGCCCCCACCACCCAGCTGGTCACCGACAAGGATCGCAACGCCTTCCAACTGGGCCAATGGCTCGATGACCCGCGCTCGGATCACTTCACCCTCGAAAAACTGGCCTGA
- a CDS encoding polysaccharide deacetylase family protein, producing MIKRLLRLAISLAVFAWDRLLDLALRLAGKPLPPRATVIYYHAVPAAHRPLFARQMDEILRRFSPVPSLHQGPLAPGQRHVSVTFDDAFVSVLHHALPELKKRSIPATVFIPSGCLGQPPSWLERARDFAAQDRVMSADELRTLAAEPSITLASHSVTHPNLLRLPADQARTELAGSRASLEALFERPVDQFSFPYGAHRPELRRAALDLGYRRIFTSDPLPAFTQAGESVTGRVSVDPDDWPVEFRLKIAGAYRWLGHLQVAKRRRRFPAS from the coding sequence ATGATCAAGCGACTCCTCAGACTCGCCATCAGTCTCGCGGTCTTCGCCTGGGACCGCCTCCTCGACCTGGCCCTCCGCCTCGCCGGCAAACCCCTGCCGCCTCGGGCCACCGTCATTTACTACCACGCCGTCCCCGCCGCCCACCGTCCCCTCTTCGCCCGCCAGATGGACGAAATCCTCCGGCGTTTCTCCCCGGTCCCATCCCTCCACCAAGGCCCCCTCGCCCCGGGACAACGCCACGTCTCGGTCACCTTCGACGACGCCTTCGTCAGCGTCCTCCACCACGCCCTCCCCGAACTGAAGAAACGCTCCATCCCCGCCACCGTCTTCATCCCGTCCGGTTGCCTCGGTCAACCACCCTCCTGGCTCGAACGGGCCCGGGATTTCGCCGCCCAGGACCGCGTCATGTCCGCCGACGAACTCCGCACCCTCGCCGCCGAGCCGTCCATCACCCTGGCCTCCCACTCGGTCACCCACCCGAATCTCCTCCGCCTCCCTGCCGATCAGGCCCGCACCGAACTGGCCGGATCCAGGGCCTCCCTCGAAGCCCTCTTCGAGCGCCCCGTGGACCAGTTCAGCTTCCCCTACGGCGCCCACCGCCCGGAACTCCGCCGCGCCGCCCTCGACCTCGGCTACCGCCGGATCTTTACCAGCGATCCCCTCCCCGCCTTCACCCAGGCCGGTGAATCCGTCACCGGCCGCGTCTCGGTCGATCCCGATGACTGGCCGGTCGAGTTCCGCCTCAAAATCGCCGGCGCCTACCGCTGGCTCGGCCACCTCCAGGTCGCCAAACGACGGCGACGTTTCCCCGCCTCATGA